A genomic region of Phragmites australis chromosome 2, lpPhrAust1.1, whole genome shotgun sequence contains the following coding sequences:
- the LOC133899018 gene encoding uncharacterized protein LOC133899018 isoform X1, with amino-acid sequence MRVGRAHGSRAAKTWPAQMVPLRGCHRFAHLRLFSSMAAPQQPGKTLLRPSPTPSPAGSAPKRSRTMATDATAAAADPPSASKGCPAMKAEFVKHAEYLNALNDKRERLVKASRDVTMNSKKVIFQVHRISKVNKEEVLSKAENDLAAVVNQYIAKLVKELQGTDFWKLRRAYTFGVQEYVEAATFCRFCKTGTLLSLAEINDSLLALSDKSVEPLQINVLDYLLGVADLSGELMRLAIGRISDGEVEYARNICSFVRDIYRELTLVVPLMDDNTEMKKKMEVMLQSVVKIENACFSVHVRGSEYIPLLGSSADADYSFFGASDFDQ; translated from the exons ATGCGGGTCGGACGAGCCCACGGAAGCCGAGCCGCCAAAACGTGGCCAGCTCAGATGGTGCCCCTGCGCGGCTGCCACCGCTTCGCCCACCTGCGCCTCTTCTCCTCCATGGCGGCGCCCCAACAACCCGGCAAAACCCTCCTCCGCCCGAGCCCCACGC CTTCCCCCGCTGGCTCGGCGCCCAAGAGGTCCAGGACGATGGCCACGgacgcgacggcggcggcggcggatcctCCTTCGGCCTCCAAGGGCTGCCCCGCGATGAAGGCCGAGTTCGTCAAGCACGCCGAGTACCTCAATGCCCTG AATGATAAGAGAGAAAGGCTTGTGAAAGCAAGTCGGGATGTGACAATGAACAGCAAAAAGGTCATCTTTCAGGTCCACAG AATCAGTAAAGTTAACAAGGAGGAAGTTCTTTCAAAGGCAGAAAATGATCTTGCTGCAGTGGTTAACCAATACATTGCAAAGTTAGTAAAAGAATTACAAGGAACCGACTTCTGGAAGCTAAGAAGAGCCTACACCTTTGGT GTACAAGAATATGTTGAAGCTGCAACGTTTTGTAGATTTTGCAAGACTGGCACTCTATTAAGTCTCGCTGAAATTAATGATTCTTTACTAGCACTAAGTGATAAATCTGTTGAGCCCTTACAGATAAATGTACTTGACTATCTTTTAGGG GTTGCTGATTTGTCAGGAGAGTTAATGAGGCTTGCAATAGGCCGTATATCTGATGGCGAAGTTGAGTATGCAAGGAACATCTGTTCATTTGTACGTGATATTTACAGGGAGCTGACCCTTGTGGTGCCTCTAATGGATGACAATActgagatgaagaagaagatggaggtTATGCTGCAAAGTGTAGTGAAAATCGAGAATG CTTGCTTCAGTGTTCACGTGAGAGGATCAGAGTACATTCCTCTACTAGGATCCTCTGCTGATGCAGATTATTCCTTTTTTGGTGCCTCAGACTTTGACCAATGA
- the LOC133899018 gene encoding uncharacterized protein LOC133899018 isoform X2 produces MRVGRAHGSRAAKTWPAQMVPLRGCHRFAHLRLFSSMAAPQQPGKTLLRPSPTPSPAGSAPKRSRTMATDATAAAADPPSASKGCPAMKAEFVKHAEYLNALNDKRERLVKASRDVTMNSKKVIFQVHRISKVNKEEVLSKAENDLAAVVNQYIAKLVKELQGTDFWKLRRAYTFGVADLSGELMRLAIGRISDGEVEYARNICSFVRDIYRELTLVVPLMDDNTEMKKKMEVMLQSVVKIENACFSVHVRGSEYIPLLGSSADADYSFFGASDFDQ; encoded by the exons ATGCGGGTCGGACGAGCCCACGGAAGCCGAGCCGCCAAAACGTGGCCAGCTCAGATGGTGCCCCTGCGCGGCTGCCACCGCTTCGCCCACCTGCGCCTCTTCTCCTCCATGGCGGCGCCCCAACAACCCGGCAAAACCCTCCTCCGCCCGAGCCCCACGC CTTCCCCCGCTGGCTCGGCGCCCAAGAGGTCCAGGACGATGGCCACGgacgcgacggcggcggcggcggatcctCCTTCGGCCTCCAAGGGCTGCCCCGCGATGAAGGCCGAGTTCGTCAAGCACGCCGAGTACCTCAATGCCCTG AATGATAAGAGAGAAAGGCTTGTGAAAGCAAGTCGGGATGTGACAATGAACAGCAAAAAGGTCATCTTTCAGGTCCACAG AATCAGTAAAGTTAACAAGGAGGAAGTTCTTTCAAAGGCAGAAAATGATCTTGCTGCAGTGGTTAACCAATACATTGCAAAGTTAGTAAAAGAATTACAAGGAACCGACTTCTGGAAGCTAAGAAGAGCCTACACCTTTGGT GTTGCTGATTTGTCAGGAGAGTTAATGAGGCTTGCAATAGGCCGTATATCTGATGGCGAAGTTGAGTATGCAAGGAACATCTGTTCATTTGTACGTGATATTTACAGGGAGCTGACCCTTGTGGTGCCTCTAATGGATGACAATActgagatgaagaagaagatggaggtTATGCTGCAAAGTGTAGTGAAAATCGAGAATG CTTGCTTCAGTGTTCACGTGAGAGGATCAGAGTACATTCCTCTACTAGGATCCTCTGCTGATGCAGATTATTCCTTTTTTGGTGCCTCAGACTTTGACCAATGA
- the LOC133899029 gene encoding probable splicing factor 3A subunit 1, with the protein MGNPILTLPAPEGDGDGGGDTDHQQQPPPPPPSPGAKAEAPATVATHTRTIGIIHPPPDIRVIIEKTATFVAKNGPEFERRIISHNQGNAKFNFLQPSDPYHAYYQHRVSELAAAPPGADAPTGGEPDGADSAAPVAAAPDPANGTAQADGAAAADAKPDHSAPFRVPPPTKVLVPPKAELYTVRLPEGITGEELDIIKLTAQFVARNGKSFLTSLAQRESNNVQFHFIRPTHSMFPFFTSLTDAYSRVLRPEPALLKELREGSKDLTTVLERCLNRLEWDRSQEHARQQAEDEIEQERMQMSMIDWHDFVVVETIELADDEYEGLPVPLTLEELKRRKRMANLGKEEAMELAEPAKEVEMEMDEEEMQLVEEGMRATLLEENEGGAQVKVAGDEEAPMRIVKNYKRPEERIPAERDPTKFVVSPITGELIPISEMEEHMRISLIDPKYKEQKERMLAKIKETTLAPDDEISRNIVGLARTRPDIFGTTEEEVSNAVKAEIEKKKDEQPKQVIWDGHSGSIGRTATEALAVGREDQVDSSNVDGRHIPGPAPLVRPGMPLPRPPQPLPLVNVPRFIAPNAPQYSHMHGVPQMMPPMHPPPQQIPGQPPMIRMPGQMGHMPTTIPPPPGQAQFMPGPPRPFHMPPPQHMPPMINPIGIPQPPAPPLPPQPPAEEQPPPPDEPDPKRQRTDDASLIPAEQFLAQHLGPARISVSVPNLDEGNLRGQVLEISVQSLSDTVGSLKEQIAGELQLPANKQKLSVRTSFLKDNLTLAYYNVGPGVVINLTLRERGGRKK; encoded by the exons ATGGGCAACCCCATCCTGACCCTCCCCGCGCCCGAGGGAGACGGCGACGGGGGCGGCGACACCGACCACCAGcagcagcctccgcctcccccaCCCTCTCCCGGCGCGAAGGCGGAAGCCCCGGCGACGGTGGCCACCCACACGCGCACCATCGGCATCATCCACCCGCCACCCGACATCCGCGTGATCATAGAGAAGACGGCCACCTTTGTCGCCAAGAACGGGCCCGAGTTCGAGCGCCGCATCATCTCCCACAACCAGGGCAACGCCAAGTTCAACTTCCTCCAGCCCTCCGACCCCTACCACGCCTACTACCAGCACCGCGTctccgagctcgccgccgcgccgccagGCGCCGACGCGCCCACGGGCGGTGAGCCCGACGGCGCCGACTCCGCGGCCCCCGTTGCCGCGGCGCCGGACCCGGCCAATGGCACAGCGCAGGCCGACGGCGCCGCTGCAGCGGACGCAAAGCCCGACCACTCCGCGCCCTTCCGCGTGCCGCCGCCAACCAAGGTGCTGGTGCCGCCCAAGGCGGAGCTTTACACGGTGCGGCTGCCCGAGGGGATCACAGGGGAGGAGCTGGACATCATCAAGCTGACCGCGCAGTTCGTGGCGCGGAACGGGAAGAGCTTCCTGACGAGCCTGGCGCAGCGCGAGAGCAACAACGTGCAGTTCCACTTCATCCGGCCCACACACAGCATGTTCCCGTTCTTCACGTCGCTCACAGACGCGTACTCCAGGGTGCTGAGGCCGGAGCCTGCGCTGCTGAAGGAGCTGAGGGAGGGGTCGAAGGACCTGACAACAGTGCTGGAGAGATGCCTGAACCGGCTGGAGTGGGATCGGTCACAGGAGCATGCTAGGCAGCAGGCCGAGGACGAGATTGAGCAGGAGAGGATGCAGATGTCAATGATTGATTGGCATGATTTTGTTGTTGTCGAGACAATCGAGCTTGCAGATGATGAGTACGAGGGGCTTCCTGTGCCACTTACTCTAGAGGAGTTGAAGCGCCGGAAGAGGATGGCGAACTTGGGAAAGGAGGAAGCTATGGAATTGGCTGAACCAGCTAAGGAGGTTGAGATGGAGATGGATGAGGAGGAGATGCAACTTGTCGAGGAAGGAATGCGGGCAACGCTACTTGAGGAGAATGAAGGAGGAGCACAAGTTAAGGTGGCTGGTGATGAGGAGGCGCCTATGAGGATAGTCAAGAACTACAAGAGGCCTGAGGAGAGGATTCCTGCAGAGAGGGACCCAACCAAGTTCGTTGTCTCACCGATAACTGGGGAGCTGATTCCCATCAGTGAGATGGAGGAACACATGCGCATCTCACTCATTGACCCTAAGTACAAGGAGCAGAAAGAGAGGATGTTGGCCAAGATTAAGGAAACCACCCTCGCCCCCGATGACGAGATTTCTCGGAACATTGTTGGTCTTGCTCGCACTCGCCCAGATATTTTTGGGACCACTGAGGAGGAGGTTTCTAATGCTGTCAAGGCTgaaattgagaagaaaaaggatgagCAGCCGAAGCAGGTTATTTGGGACGGTCATTCTGGTAGCATTGGTCGGACTGCCACTGAAGCATTGGCTGTGGGTCGTGAGGATCAGGTTGATTCTTCAAATGTTGATGGGAGGCATATTCCTGGCCCAGCTCCACTTGTCCGGCCTGGCATGCCATTACCCCGACCTCCTCAACCACTTCCGCTGGTTAATGTCCCTCGCTTTATTGCGCCAAATGCACCACAATATTCTCATATGCATGGAGTTCCACAGATGATGCCTCCCATGCATCCACCTCCACAACAGATACCAGGCCAGCCGCCCATGATTAGGATGCCAGGCCAAATGGGTCATATGCCAACCACTATTCCTCCGCCTCCTGGTCAGGCTCAGTTTATGCCTGGTCCACCACGCCCATTCCATATGCCCCCGCCGCAGCACATGCCACCCATGATCAATCCCATTGGAATCCCTCAGCCTCCAGCACCGCCTCTGCCTCCCCAGCCTCCTGCCGAGGAGCAGCCACCTCCACCTGATGAACCAGATCCTAAGAGGCAGAGAACAGACGACGCTTCTCTTATCCCGGCAGAGCAGTTCCTTGCCCAGCATCTG GGCCCTGCTCGCATCTCGGTATCTGTACCCAACCTTGATGAAGGAAACTTGCGGGGACAAGTCTTGGAAATTTCTGTCCAATCACTCTCAGATACAGTAGGTAGTCTGAAGGAGCAAATTGCTGGAGAATTGCAGCTCCCTGCTAATAAGCAGAAGTTGAGTGTGAGGACTAGTTTCCTCAAAGACAACCTTACTCTTGCTTACTACAATGTGGGTCCTGGAGTGGTGATCAATCTAACTCTGAGAGAGCGTGGTGGGAGAAAGAAATGA